ATCTTAAATGTTCGCACTGTGAAGGCGAGGCGATGCTGCTTATTTGGGAATGCGGGACCGGCTCACATTCGCGCACAATGGCATTCAATTTGCCGTTGTACattttcacttttataTTCATCTTACAAACTATGCCGTATTGCGAAAGGTTTTCATCGCGGCCGTTCTGTAGATCTCTTAGCCCGTTgttgaatatttttctgAGCTTAGAGTCAAACGTTTCGAATTGGTTTTTGTACATGATGGCTTTGAAGCCCTCGTTCAGCTCTAACTTGTTCTCGTAATCTATTAGATATCTGTCGTAAAGATAGTTTTGGACGATATCGTTCTTGGTAAAATCGCTAAAGACAAAAGATATAAAGGCAGGTTTATCAAACGAGCAGGAGACTAGCATGCCAAACATTGTTATGTATTTGGTCTCAAAAGTGTCGAGTCCCAACTGACAGAATTCGATGGTGGGGTCTTTCCTTGCCATTTTGCTCATCCTTGTGCGAGACGGATCGATTGACGCCGACGATTGCGCAGGCACCTGCACCTGCGCCTGCGCCTGCGTGTCGGTGCTAATGTTCTTCAAACTCCATACTGCCATACCTGGGCTGGCGGTCTTGTCATTGTCCCACAGGATCCTTTCAACTTCGACGGAAATTCGATCAGGCTTTTCCAGTAGTAAAATATCCGATATCTTGTCGCTTTGACAGTTTAAAACACCGAAGAGCTCACAGATTCGCTCTCTCGTCGGGATAACGATCTCAATGCAATTGACGCCTGGCACCAGGACCTTGTCTGGGACATTTGGTAAGAGCTGCGTAAAATATAATTTCAATGTGCAATATTTGAACTCATTTATACTGGCGAATTGAGGTGGATTCATGCCAACAATTTTGCCCTCTAACCTTTCAACTGAGCCTACACTAGCTAGGGAAAGTTGCTCATAACTGATGGCTTTGCGGATTGAGGACGCGTTCGGACTGTGGAAAGAAAGctttctcttcctcttGCTTCCGGAATCATCATCGTGCCAATTATTTGGTACGcttgttttcctttcaGGTGTCTGTGACTGGATGTAGGATTTTGAGCTGAAATATTTCCCGGTAGAGGAGGTAGTTGAGGAATCTGAATCCTCAATGGGATCTGCGCTGTCATGCATTTCCTCTCCCATGTTGCTTATATCTGTGGTCGGTTCATCTACATTAAGCGTCATAAGCTGCGAGTTGAATTCGTTTTGGGATTCAATGTAAGGTATCCCTAGTCTATTTGGCACAAAGAAAGGATTAATTGCTGCGGCTTTTGATTTCTGCGATAATACCTTTTGTTGGTCTTGAACGAACTTTTTTAGTTCTATATCGTAGTGAATCAACTTTACAAATTTAAACCTGTTTTTCTCGTCTCTATTCATTTCTATtaaattgttgaagatatCCACAAGTGAGTTGTTCAAATCACATTCTGAAATAAGTTCTGATGACGAATGCTTGCTGCTATTTGTCGATTTTGTAGATATGGTGCTTATCACACTTACCAAATCCAACGGTTTTATGTCCTCTAAGAATAGAGTATAGTTCCCGTGTTTTGATACATATAAAGCTTTACAACTTGAAAAACATAACCTTTCAAGGTGAATATCTCTCAGTATTACTGTTGGGGATGCGCCTGAGTCAGAATCTAAATCTGGCAGTTCAATATCAAAGTATTGGCAAAGTAAGGAAATAGTGATCCGGGCTAACCTCTCCGAGCCCCTATCTTTGAACTTCAGTTTGATTAAATATTGATCTTCTTGGGATTGATCTCCTCGCCTCTCAAAATTAGAAAAGCCTAGCAAACATTTTGTTTCAGTCAGGTGTATTGAGGTTAAAAGCGCCACGAATTGCACGGGAACTATTGCTTTGCTGGGATAGCCTTCAAAATCTTTACTCGAGCTCACAAAAATACGATTTTTATGTGGAGGACACTCAGGCTCTTCTAAGGTATCCATTTTTAGGCGATAGTTTCCACGGTCATTCGTATCCAAAGAGAAACATATATGAATATATTCTTAAatttccattttgaatTAGCATTTCGCATCTCACTAGGCCTTCGCGTCTCTTATgacgttgaaaaatttggataTCAAAGGTTTAAAAAGTATAATCACGTTAATCAAGGCTGCATGTACATATTAAATAATCCACATATTATTCAGCAGCGGATTTACAATGAAGATTGTCTTACAAAAAGTCAGCCAAGCATCTGTAGTCGTCGATTCAAAAGTTATTTCAAGGTATGTTACCGGTTTTTTCAGCTTCGTTAGTGcaccaattttttttactaacaCCTCTATCTATGTGACAGTATTAAACATGGTTATATGCTCCTAGTAGGTATTTCCATTGATGATTCTATGGCGGAGATAGATAAATTATCGAAAAAGGTTCTTAGTTTGAGAATCTTCGAAGATGAATCCAGAAATctatggaagaagaatattaaaGAGGCCAATGGTGAAATTCTATCCGTGTCTCAATTCACTTTGATGGCAAAAACCAAGAAGGGAACTAAACCCGATTTCCATTTGGCCCAAAAGGGTCATATAGCTAAAGAACTTTATGAAGAATTCTTAAAATTACTAAGAAGTGATTTGGGTGAGGAAAAAGTAAAGGATGGTGAATTCGGCGCAATGATGAGTTGCTCTTTAACTAATGAAGGGCCCGTTACAATCATTCTTGACAGTGACCAATAAGATTGACCTTATAGATATATAcgagaagaaaataaaaagcaaacatTATTTGCAATCTTTCTTTCGCAAGATAAAGTACCAAAATCTTTCCATGTTATGTTCTCAGTGAAGTTGAGTAGAGCGGAGAGGAGCCCTCcccaaaaaaatgaatacaAAATATCTGTGATggatttttgaattcaCGCTTCCTTCAATAACCTTCGCCAAGAAAGTCTAGAATtgttttatattctttacATAAAAGTAAGTAAATCAACTTTAAAAAACTTTAAGGgcgaaaatgaaaaaaaaaaaatgtaaaagtgaaaaaagGGACGGCGAAGCGATGCCCTGCCAGTCTTACTAATCCAGAGGGCTAAAAGCATGTTTACAGTGTATTTCCAGTCATAGGAGAGTATTGACCTGGcatggaaaaagaaacgcACAATGAGAAAGGGGATATATACCCTTAAATTGACGATAGTTAAGGAGATTTTGAGGTTTGTGTTACTAATAAACCAGTAAGCATACTCGTTGATGACTTTAACGTATATTTGGTTTCCAAGGGATATTGAAACCGTATCTTAAGGGATGACGATGGTTGGTTAACATTCCCTAAAAGACAACGTATAAAAAGGTTCAACAAAGCGTCCGTTACCATTATGCTTTGATGTTCTCAGTACGAAAGTTTacggttttttttttcaattgagGAACATAAACCAAATAGATATATTATATCAACGTTATGAAACGAGTTACTGGAGTTTTCTTAACACTTTTGagattttctcaatttgCATCATCGGTTTTGGTGATGTCACTTTTGGCGTATGCCATCCACGCCTATGGAAATAGAGGTAATAAGAAAACCAACTTCACATTGGCAACAGGTGTCATTAGTGTGTTTTATCTGATTGCCTTAGGTATTTTGTGTCTGGCCCTACCCACATTGATCTACATAGGAATGTACTTCTGTGCCGAATTGATCGTTTGTATGCTATGGCTAGCAGCTTTCGTTGTTCTTGCCAAAGCTCAAGGTGAACGTAGCTGTAGCAACACTAATGCAGACGGATTATACTATAATCCGTACAGTGGCCAATATACTGCTGACAGTCATAGAAGAGCATGTAATTCTTCTCAGGCGGCAATCGCCTTTTCTGGCCTTTGCTTTGTACTGTTTTTGATCAGTGTGATATTACTGGGAATTAATGTCTTAACACCTATCAGGAAGCGTTATCAAACCCAAGGAATGTGGAGAAGCGGCGCTTCTATGGGTACAAAGCTCCATAGGTGGAGCGGACTAGCTTTAAGCGAGCcttttgaagaaacagCTGCTTACGATAACACCAATGTTAGGACCGGTGATGTCGAAGCAGGTGCAGGTGATAATGCTGCTTACACATCTGAACCGAATGGCGACGCACGCTATGCAACTAATGACCCCAATGGGCAGTACCATACTACCACCACCAACACACGTTACACCACAACAACAGCGGACCCTAAGACGCGTTACACCACCAACGATCGTAATCCTGGTTCTGCGAATGTCGCTAACAGTGCAGTGGACCAGCACGCTTACTCTACGGATGAGTCAGGTGATCGGTCTTATCAAGAAAAGGTCACAGAAGGAGCTCACTCTGGCGCTATGAGTGGTAGCACTGCAGAACCAAACAGGAACGTCAATCAAATGCCATAAATTCAAtgatttcctttttgttcGTCTATACCCTTCAcatactttttctttttctttttcttttctttgcttaACGATTTGAATTGCTCCTGTTCTAATAATGGCGTCGTCTTTTAGAAAATCCTTATCAGGTGTGAATAATgcttaattttttttatatataatgatttacttttattacttcttatttttatattttccTCTGTCAAATATGTGACTGAAATCTTCcaatttattaatattaaagTGTGACTATCACTTGAGTTTAGCGACAGTCTCTAACGCCTCGAATTCATCGACATGGGAAAATTGGAAAGGGTATCGTTTTTACACTTCCCATTTTCTTCCAGCAAAAATGATCGGCCCAGAGTCTAGTTAAAGCATGATTAATTCTCCCAgggaatttttttgctttacTAGTAACAGTAGTTCTGGAAATTATTAAGCGTTCTTAAATTCTGGGACGGTCGTGCAGAATATTAAGATAGGTGATATTTACAAATATAAAACATTCATCGTTCGTCGAAATTGGCTATTCATTCTTTAAAATCGTTTTGAGGTGGTCTACCATCCTCACTTTTCATATACAAATCAATTGCAGCTGAAAAGGCAGCAAACCCGGCACCACCCATTAAGGCAGCTTGTGGTCCAGCTTTGTATGCCAGCCCAGCACCGGTAAAAAACCCTGCGGTTACTCCGTTGTAAATATCATTTTTAGCTCTAAGTGACTCTATGACACACTCCACCCCAGCATATATCATACCAATGTAGCCAAAATTCTTAGCACTAGAGTAGGATTTTTTACCCATATCGGTAAATTGAAGTTTCATTTGCTGCCGGAAAGGTAAATCAGATATTTGCTGAACTGTTCTTGATATTCCACCCACACCTATATTTCCCGCAGTTGCAGTTGCTGCTGTATTTGCAGGTGTAGGTGTATGAAGAGGTGTATCATATGCCATTGACGCCATGAACAGGCCTAAAACACCACCCAGTGCAAACCCTGTTACACCACTCACAACTGATTTTCCAGGACAGGAAGTCATGAAGTTCATGATCATTTCAGCACCCCGTTCACCCTGTTCTTCCGGAGTTAGTTCATTATAAGGTTTCTTTTGAGCTGGACTTATCTGCTCCAAACCAAATCCTGTGTACACCATCTTCGTATAAAGTATTTAAAATCACAATTTCTTGATCTTATTTGGCAGCTATCTCTACTATCCCGTTTAGTACTATCCCGTTTAGTAGTGACAGAAAAATAGTATTTTGTCCTGAAAAGCTTCGGATTTTATATGTACGAAATGGATCCGAGGAAATGCTGTCTGTTTTATTAGAGAATTAAGTTGACTGATGCATCGTCTTTCTCTTCAGTTGTAAGCTCGATGCCATTTTATCAGTAAGACCAAAAACCAACACATAACGGCGTacgaaaatatcaaattgTCACCCGGTATAGATATACTTATAGAGATTCAAGAAGGAATAACTATTAAAAGTACGTTGCAGATAAACATAAGCTATTGCAGCGTCATTGGAGCAACGTTAGGAATTCATAATGTAAAGGTGTCCTTGTAAAAACGTAACCGCTCATATTGTTTTATCTTTGACGCAAGTATTCGATTTTTTGCTCTTGCATAATCTGTCTCCAAGACATTTCTCTGTAACATATCATTGCCCTCATCATGACATCTTTCCTGATTGCTGTTCATGCGTTTTTTAGAATTGTGAAAATTGTCGGTAGACCTGCTGCTTCTTTCCACGCGATTTACATGAATGCTCGGTTCGCCGTTTATGCACAGACTAGTGTCAGTACTGTCGAACTCGGTAAGGTTTCTATCTTCCATATCTACGTCACTAGTATTATCACCTGAAAACATGCTTCCAAAGGAGCTTGTTTCAGTGCTATCCCCCCTTTGCGTATTGAGGCAGAACTGAGACCTTGTTGAACGGTTTTGATAGtcaatgttttttttattttcgttgCTAACACGTTCACTGGTAGTAGCCAACTTAATCCTTGTTCTAACATTTTTGGAATCCATCAAATAGCTATACTGCTTCATTGAATCGATCAATCTATTTAATGATATTTGTTCTGACTCATCATCCTCTATTACGCAATGTAAGTTTaactttgtttcaaataGCGCTCGGTTCAATTCTGAATCAAATATGATTGTTTCTAGTTCATAGTATGAAGTGGCACTATTATCATCACTTTTACTTTCTATTGTCCTAAATGCACCCATTCTTAAAATTTTATCTTCCAGACTTTTCAAGGGATCGACCACAATTGCGACATATGGATCTTGGAATCTCTGGTTCAAATCCTGGGTTTGGATATCTATATTACTTAACCAACAGTCGTAACCAGGATGTGAATGGAACCAGCCAACAACATTCAGTTTAGCGCCCTTGTAATCTCGCCCATCACCACCGTCATTATGATTATACATCTCGTCGATATATTGAACCATATATTCGTATGACTCCAATTGTGCATTTACGCGAGTTTCTGTCCCTACTACGGGAAGATTGAAACAATCCATTACAACaatattatcttttaatGTGAACCCCATTAATATGCCCATGATTTCAATATTTCCTCCACGAACTGCATAATGGGTGATCTTTTCACATGATAATTTTGATATAAGTACGTGGGTGTAACTCGGAATATCTGTACTACTTTGTTGTTTTAGTTTAGTTTTGAGCAAGGAAGATTGGCTTAGCGCATGAAATTCAGGTTCTTGCGACGGCTTGAATCGCATACTTGATAGCGCTATAGATTCAGTTAGTTCATCTTCCACGGTGTACCTTTCCTTTAGTAGTTGTCGTAATTCCTTTACAGTCTTATTTGAAAGTGACATGCTGCCTCCTGCagtttttattgattttcGATCGTTGTTATTCATTTTTAgtttatttgaaaaacccTTTAATAAGAGCGCTTCCTGCGTAGCGCGCCTTTCCTAAAGTTTCAGCTGAAGCATGGCTCCCTGAGGAGAACTGCCTAGTATAATGGATAACTcgaaggaaaaaatatcaaatgctttttttagattaaaaataatggaCATATAAACAACTTTACTTAGTACACAATAAAACGCTGAGAAGAACATACACATAtgtttaattttcttttctgaCGGCAGAACTAATTTATACAAAACAATTTTATTGAAGCTCAAGCACTTGCCTCCGCTTCTCTTTTTAACCCACCAATAAATTCCAAGAATTTTCCAATGTTAACATCGATACCGTTCTGGTAAACAAAAGTGCTTGATAAGTAACTCGACAGAAGAACTTTCAAATAGCTCTCTGGAATGTTTTCCAATACGGACTGAGGCCCAGCAACATCAAtcagaatttttggaattaTTTTATCCAACAATAGGTAGTTTCTTAATTTTAGATCATTGAGCCACAACTCTTGAGAAGCAACTAGATCGTCGTTCAATTTGTTTATAGTGAAGGACAATTGgtttgaaatttctgaaaTGTGGGTTCCATTTAGTTGATTCAAATTCCATAACTGACCAAACTCTAATTCAGCATTTTTCTGAATTCTTGACTGCACTTCTACAACGTACGACTTGTACAACGCAGACCTCTCACCACTAACATCTCCAATAAATTTGTGCACGAAGTCGTTATCGTTAAGCGCTAGTGAGGCCAACACTTccattgatgaagatgtgACACCACCTTTGTTTGCAGAAGCATCTTTGAACAGAATACAGCCATGTTCCTCCAAAGCATTTTTAGCAGGTTGCGTTATAAATAGATTGGCACCCTCCACAATATATGGAATTTTACATTTCCCAGTCTTTTCGTCAACAAAATAATGTAGATTATTTAGAGTAATTGAGTTTGGTCTACCACCGCATGGAACAAAAATGTCGACATGATCCacaaatttgaaaatttgagTATGAAAGGTGTTTCTGAAGGTTGTGCCGTTAGCTACAATTGTACCATTTGGTAGCATGATATCCATTGCATCCacagaaacaaaaaatccGTTGTTTGATAATTTGGAAGTGTCGAAATCGGAAatcattttcctttcatGTGCCAAGCGGCATAATTCATCTTTATCTAAACCTTTAGGATCACACAGGACACCTGAACCGTCCAGAATTGCCAAATAACATTCGTTTGGCGAAGATAAAAGAATTTCATTGGATCCCAAATCACCATCCGGACCACCAGTTTGGAATTTGTAAACAGTAGAATTTGTCAAGTTTAAAGTTTCGTAAATTTTATTAACATAAGCACGAACACCCAGAGAAGTCATACCATATTCGTCATGGGGAATACCACCCAAAGATGGGGATTTTCCAGTCAAAAATGATTTCCACCATGGGCAGTTCCTCACACGAGCATGGTTAGTTGCCCAATCCACGAAACCAGCAGTTCCTTCATCTGGgccaaaaaataatatttccTCCTTTGGTAAAAGGTTGACATAGTTTTCCTTTAATGGATCGTTGATTAGAATGTCAATCATTGCATCCACATATTGGGAAAAGGCGACAAATGTCTGGTCATGTTCTACCAATCCTGGGTTCAATAAGATGACACCTTTAGAGCCACCCTCTGGAATATCCTTATTTTTACGTTGCTGAGTAGAGGCCAATTGATAGTTCTCATCAATAACGTTCTTGGAATTCAAATCATAAATATCCTGATTCCTGGAACAGACTATACGAATACCGCCCCTTGCGATATCTCTGAACCTGATATGGAACCCTTTGAAAGTATTACCAACGACAAAAAATATACCATAGGGTGTCTCTGGATATTCGAATTTTGTCATCACCAGGGAAGGATCTAATCTGAATGATATTGCTACTTTTCTtgtaataaagaaatttgtCTTCAAAATAGACTTGTTGAAGATGTTCAGTGTTTTCAGGATCAACAAATCAGGTGAATCATTTGGAATGAATTTATTCAAGTAAGCTTCGAACTCTTGGTCATTCTTAAAAGGCTCCACTTTTTCCagtctttgaaaagataATGTCTTCTCCATATCTTTAGTACTATTATGATAATAGTGAATTTGagcaaaatttttatacAACTTGGAAATTATAGTGTAATGCTTCGACATGATGTTGATAATAGTTTGCTGAGTTAAGGTTTCATTTCttaactttctttttaggTTTTCTACAATCTCCAAAAGAGTAGTATCATTACGCTTAATGGTGATTTGAGATAAAAGGTTTTGATAATCAGAGCCTAAACGATTAACAAAATGGTTAATGAATATAGCACCAATATGAGCATATATAGCTTCTTTGGGCGAGAATTGACGTCTCTGGTAAACCTCATGGAAAGAATTGTTTGGGATAGCGTATAGCAATGAAGCTTCTCTTTCAACCTGTTTCAATGCTGCCTCCACATCGTGAAGTAGAACATCTTCCAATTGCTGGTTCTCGTTCAAATAAACGGAAAAGATAATGATGTCATCATCCTTAACATTAAACGACTCTAAATAGAACTTAGAAGGTTTCAACTTGTAATAGTGGAACAAAGAGTTCAAAGCAGAGTAATAACGCTTAGTGGTGAATCGCTTGTAAGCGACTAATAACCTAATTTCATCCTTATTTTCTACGGAGCGAGTAGTCTTAATGACAGGaccttctctttctttaaCCAACTTAAGTAAGAGACCGtatagttttttattttcgttCGACGAAACTTTGTACATGGTCTTATCACTAATCGATTCAATATCACCTTTCAGCAAATCCTGAGAGGAAATATCTACGCCGGCTGGATCATCATTAGGGTAAACACTCTCATAAACAAAAGTTAGCTTTAATTCGCTTTCTGGAGcccaaaaagaaactaatCTGCAGTTTTTTTGAGACTTGTTATCCAGGAAAAGGTCATCAATTTCGGAATCTAATTCATAAGGTGGACAAGAATCATCCATTTCAAtcctattttttttgatggtATCCTTACCATGCTCCAAAGTATCGTTTCCGACGGCGTCACTAGCAaatttaaagtttttttgCTGAGAATCGCTTATGCTGACACCAGTATTAGATTCCATAAAGATGGCATGATTATCATTAGTtataattttgtttttaatgCTGAATAGCCTTGGCTGAATTCCGTTGAATTTGGACTTCGCAAAGAAATCTAGCTTTGAAGCATACAAAGAATGTATGATATTCGAGATTAATTGGGGAGATTCTCTCGAGAAGAACAAATCGTCAATACCCAATGAGTTATAAAACCAATCTACTTCTTGTTCGATCAAATCGTCGGGAATAAACCCTTGCTGATCTAGCAAATCTATCACTTCCTCTCTCTGCAGGTCCTTACCGGGAAAATCAAACACGTGATAGTCCGACATGGATGATATTGATAAAGAAGCAATATCTGGTGTGTTCAGTGAGTTTAAAGCACCGCGATTTTTGTTATCAAAAAGCattctttattctttttattgttgtGAATTTAATATCCTTGTTTTGTATGTTTTGTTGAGATCGTGACAATCACAAAAAGGATTATACCAAAAGGTAATGTATTTTTTAGAAACCGGTTGTTCTTATATAACAAGAATTCTGACTAAACAGCAGCAATGAGTAAACGCTTGTCAGTGTTGATGTCGACAGTATAActtttgttattgttattgatgCCGCCGTTGACTCGTAGTTACTTGTCCTACTCAACTATTAATGTGTATTTTTACCCCAATTGCTCCTTGTTGTGGCACGCCGTCAGGCAGTATTAAATTCGGTCCTGCGGAATCGCCGCACACATAGCCGCCAGATGGGTAACCCTTTTCAAGCGGACTTGGTTTTCCGACggtaaataaataaataaatgacAGATTAGATTAGATATAGTCGTATTTTCACGTATATGTACCTATGGTTACAGTGCTGTAAGTATTACTTGCGTAAGTAAAAGCTGGAGCATATGGCCAGTATGACATTGCTATTCTTCCAGTTACGTTCGCTGATGCAGGCCGCCAATGTGGGCGTATCGTTGATCGATGTTTGTATGTATGTGATTACCTTTGTTTATTATTCGAAGCGATGCCTCATTTGGGCTTGCCGCGCCCACAACTTGACACGtttctatttctttgatCCAGCCATCTTGTAATATTCCGTTTATGGTAATTCTTCTGAAAGGTGAAACTTCCAGTATACGCCTCATTATTTTGTGAGTTTCTTCTGGTAGTCTGTGCAGAATGAAATTGGGACCCATATCAATGACTCCTTCTTCGTAGCCATCATTATCATAATTATTGCTGTCATCGGTAGCAGGCCGTGTCACAAGATCTTTAAAAGATGACACACCTCTTCCGGAACAAAATGCCTTGAATTGAACATCTTTCACTTTGGGATATTTCCAAGGAAATCTTCTCGTTATCatacaaaagaatattatcCCCACGGACCAAACGTCAAGTGCTCTTGGATCGTACTcattgaaataaaagacTTCGGGTGACAAGTAGGGGTCGCTACCAACAATTCCATTTGCTTCAATCATCTGTGAAGACAATGGATAGTG
This is a stretch of genomic DNA from Saccharomyces cerevisiae S288C chromosome IV, complete sequence. It encodes these proteins:
- the CDC13 gene encoding telomere-binding protein CDC13 (Single stranded DNA-binding protein found at TG1-3 telomere G-tails; key roles regulating telomerase, telomere end protection, and telomere replication; can dynamically intermolecularly exchange between telomeric single-stranded DNA molecules; essential function is telomere capping; forms homodimer via N-terminus; disruption of dimerization leads to short telomeres; autophagy and proteasome are involved in Cdc13p degradation; differentially phosphorylated through cell cycle), which codes for MDTLEEPECPPHKNRIFVSSSKDFEGYPSKAIVPVQFVALLTSIHLTETKCLLGFSNFERRGDQSQEDQYLIKLKFKDRGSERLARITISLLCQYFDIELPDLDSDSGASPTVILRDIHLERLCFSSCKALYVSKHGNYTLFLEDIKPLDLVSVISTISTKSTNSSKHSSSELISECDLNNSLVDIFNNLIEMNRDEKNRFKFVKLIHYDIELKKFVQDQQKVLSQKSKAAAINPFFVPNRLGIPYIESQNEFNSQLMTLNVDEPTTDISNMGEEMHDSADPIEDSDSSTTSSTGKYFSSKSYIQSQTPERKTSVPNNWHDDDSGSKRKRKLSFHSPNASSIRKAISYEQLSLASVGSVERLEGKIVGMNPPQFASINEFKYCTLKLYFTQLLPNVPDKVLVPGVNCIEIVIPTRERICELFGVLNCQSDKISDILLLEKPDRISVEVERILWDNDKTASPGMAVWSLKNISTDTQAQAQVQVPAQSSASIDPSRTRMSKMARKDPTIEFCQLGLDTFETKYITMFGMLVSCSFDKPAFISFVFSDFTKNDIVQNYLYDRYLIDYENKLELNEGFKAIMYKNQFETFDSKLRKIFNNGLRDLQNGRDENLSQYGIVCKMNIKVKMYNGKLNAIVRECEPVPHSQISSIASPSQCEHLRLFYQRAFKRIGESAISRYFEEYRRFFPIHRNGSHLAKLRFDEVKHEPKKSPTTPALAEHIPDLNADVSSFDVKFTDISSLLDSSARLPRPQQTHKSNTLYSCEGRIIAIEYHASDLCFHITNELPLLQTRGLAPERVLQLHIITSKNFAYFFNRSSAYLQRQPLEEKYTQLAQFLGHSFKFNITSSLTLFPDTTVALQIWCPIECTFRELQQQLAHPKVAAAPDSGSLDCAINATVNPLRLLAAQNGVTVKKEEDNDDDAGAVPTS
- the DTD1 gene encoding D-tyrosyl-tRNA(Tyr) deacylase (D-Tyr-tRNA(Tyr) deacylase; functions in protein translation, may affect nonsense suppression via alteration of the protein synthesis machinery; ubiquitous among eukaryotes), translating into MKIVLQKVSQASVVVDSKVISSIKHGYMLLVGISIDDSMAEIDKLSKKVLSLRIFEDESRNLWKKNIKEANGEILSVSQFTLMAKTKKGTKPDFHLAQKGHIAKELYEEFLKLLRSDLGEEKVKDGEFGAMMSCSLTNEGPVTIILDSDQ
- a CDS encoding uncharacterized protein (hypothetical protein; YDL218W transcription is regulated by Azf1p and induced by starvation and aerobic conditions; expression also induced in cells treated with the mycotoxin patulin), with protein sequence MKRVTGVFLTLLRFSQFASSVLVMSLLAYAIHAYGNRGNKKTNFTLATGVISVFYLIALGILCLALPTLIYIGMYFCAELIVCMLWLAAFVVLAKAQGERSCSNTNADGLYYNPYSGQYTADSHRRACNSSQAAIAFSGLCFVLFLISVILLGINVLTPIRKRYQTQGMWRSGASMGTKLHRWSGLALSEPFEETAAYDNTNVRTGDVEAGAGDNAAYTSEPNGDARYATNDPNGQYHTTTTNTRYTTTTADPKTRYTTNDRNPGSANVANSAVDQHAYSTDESGDRSYQEKVTEGAHSGAMSGSTAEPNRNVNQMP
- the TIM22 gene encoding translocation channel protein TIM22 (Essential core component of mitochondrial TIM22 complex; involved in insertion of polytopic proteins into inner membrane; forms channel through which proteins are imported; different regions of Tim22p have functionally diverse roles in recruiting partner subunits to core channel); translation: MVYTGFGLEQISPAQKKPYNELTPEEQGERGAEMIMNFMTSCPGKSVVSGVTGFALGGVLGLFMASMAYDTPLHTPTPANTAATATAGNIGVGGISRTVQQISDLPFRQQMKLQFTDMGKKSYSSAKNFGYIGMIYAGVECVIESLRAKNDIYNGVTAGFFTGAGLAYKAGPQAALMGGAGFAAFSAAIDLYMKSEDGRPPQNDFKE
- the RRI1 gene encoding COP9 signalosome catalytic subunit RRI1 (Catalytic subunit of the COP9 signalosome (CSN) complex; acts as an isopeptidase in cleaving the ubiquitin-like protein Nedd8 from SCF ubiquitin ligases; metalloendopeptidase involved in the adaptation to pheromone signaling; involved in modulation of genes controlling amino acid and lipid metabolism, and ergosterol biosynthesis); its protein translation is MSLSNKTVKELRQLLKERYTVEDELTESIALSSMRFKPSQEPEFHALSQSSLLKTKLKQQSSTDIPSYTHVLISKLSCEKITHYAVRGGNIEIMGILMGFTLKDNIVVMDCFNLPVVGTETRVNAQLESYEYMVQYIDEMYNHNDGGDGRDYKGAKLNVVGWFHSHPGYDCWLSNIDIQTQDLNQRFQDPYVAIVVDPLKSLEDKILRMGAFRTIESKSDDNSATSYYELETIIFDSELNRALFETKLNLHCVIEDDESEQISLNRLIDSMKQYSYLMDSKNVRTRIKLATTSERVSNENKKNIDYQNRSTRSQFCLNTQRGDSTETSSFGSMFSGDNTSDVDMEDRNLTEFDSTDTSLCINGEPSIHVNRVERSSRSTDNFHNSKKRMNSNQERCHDEGNDMLQRNVLETDYARAKNRILASKIKQYERLRFYKDTFTL